The window gtgttttcttcatttttagccttggactcggcgagttgtaggtccgactcgccgagtagagacgggatccggaacgcgtttaagttggcgactcggcgagtccatattctggactcggcgattccccgctgtctgatgaaaccctaaatttcaagggtttgcaccctatttaaaccctcttatccgccccaaGCTCGCCTccattcaccccccccccccccccagagctctatacttcgttcaagccttattCCTTAGGAGTTTGAagctttttggtgtgttttcttgaagatttgttgAGGGAAGGAGTgtggatcaagaagagaagaaggaggccaggcatatttgggtcatctcagtgatttcctggaggtataacttagtttccctctgttttcatgcttattgtcctttgtagcttcatggaagtccttcttgagcctttctttaagcttgtttgtgcattgtgggttgtaataagttgttagcctccatatctaggcatgattgagctccaggagcttggatctactgcctttatggagccatattgcatgaaagccctagatctactcttttggtgcattttgagccctaaaaccctcatgggtgtttatttacacgtaaagttggaaaatttacgtgttaatcaggccctagaaacccagatctatgattgacatgagctggattcaagcagaatcgtgtgtatagtttttgcatgtggccgactcggcgagtcgttcatctgactcggtgagtcgagtcgcgagtccccgagttttccccctttcgtatttgcgggttggagtagtgattcattgggtgtgactcagtgggtcggaagccagactcactcatgaagtaactcggcgagtcgatgccatgactcagcgagttcaaggcaatcttcttgcctcaagaacaactcgacgagttgttcatacaactcggcgagccacagcttagagtgttcttcggatgaagatgaacttggcgagttgttcatacaactcggcgagtgggatgaaggactattggccttgggtTTAGAAGGAGAAATCGTCGAGTcagcgcctaactcgacgagtagagacagatttatggtcagactaaaggacagggactcggcgagttggcaagccaactcggcgagtcaggtcaactggcagttgactttgactttgactcttggctggttaggggtaaatggtcattttatcctgaggtcggttagcagtatttgactaagtgttttgtaggaattattagccggaggatttccggagcggcagcagcagaagacagttcGTTCCCACACCGATcaacagctactttgaggtgagttaccttccagtagcggtgggtctacggccacaatgccggcccaccagtaggagttgtatgttagatgattgtctttgtgatatcatctaggtttgctactacctgatatgttatatgctggcatgatatgtatatgtgattgtagtagagttcggttgttaggaccgaagggtaggtcagacaccccatatacgtctgacagtatgtgatgatatgtttatatgctggcatgatatgttatatgtgatagtagcagtaggggtgaaatagtccccgaggatcggttgttaggaccgatgggtagtcagcaccccagaatggcttgacatgggtagtcagcaccccagaacggcttgacacgggtaggtcagcacccctaaatggccgtatcgggtaggtcaggcaccctagaattgcccggcagtatgcaTGATATGtgaatgtatggtatgtggtatgttgggggaactcactaagcttcgtgcttacagtttcagttttggtttcaggtacctcttcttcgaaggggaaggagctggcgcggtagtcaTGTCTAGTCTCGTCCCTAAAGATTTTTATAGTGACTACCAGAACCGTAAGGTGAATCTACTATTCCCACCAATGACCaatttccatcaaaatcccaaaataccctcaaattcaaacttggtcaaagtcaactagtCAAACCAACTaggtcaactgagtcaacccaaccgagtcaacatggtgcgtacgcagggcgtactcctgaggtacgctgggcgtacacgaaGCCTCGTaggttgaccaccatcggggtggttgacctcgtacGCAGGGAGTACTCTGAGTACGCGGGACATACCCTCGCATGATCCAAaattccattaagagcttaaaggCTTAATCTTTTATGTCTAAGCTttagatccatggctaaaatcCTCCTAGGAGtgataaagtctccaactttgagACCTAGCATATCCAATAAGTGCTTAACACAAGGTCttattccattaagaccttctaaaagatgcatggagcaaaactaaccattaggacttcatttttataacttaggACCCTTCCAAGggcctgaaaggacaacttaaaacATCAAGAACGTGTCATGCTCAAGATAtaacattttgggaccaaaaagcatCACTAAAACCCCCATTTCTAGATTTATATGATTGAaagataaagttgcaagctttttaCTTTTGAATGGATGCAAATGAAGAAGAATTCCTAGATCCAAAGTGCTTCACTCTTCCAAGATGAGCTTGgttttcttccttcttcttctaaacaCACAAATACACACTTTTAGGCTAGAAATGGCTTCTCAAGGTGAACTAGGGTTGCAAAACATCTaaagagggatggaggctgatgaggTGAGGGGAAATGAGGTTATAAGGATGCTTATATATGAGCTAAATCCTAAAAATTAGGATTTGCAAATCTAgcaagtacgccctgcgtacgctaatgtacgcccagcgtactagggcgcaccctggtacgctaagcatacgcatgtacgcatggcgtactcccaTTCCtctaaaattacaaaaatgccactaggGCTTCCAATGAACACTTTCTTCTACTTATGGACTTAAGTGAAACATAATTAAATTAGAGGGTTAAAATTAGAAGTACCTCGCCATCTGGATGTCACACTAAACATGAAAAAATTGCATTAAATGATTAGATGTAGAAGGATGTCACATAAAGATATAAGTGTGAGGACATACAAAAGTCTGGAATATATACAAGAAGGAGAATATGAGATTTACTTGTTGGATCTAAGCACCAAGGACACCTTCTTTTTATTTCAAACTACCAAAAACCACCGAAAAGCTTGAAGAGGTtaacaatggaggctagggtttgatctAGGTCAAGAGGGAGTGATGGAGGATGGGGGTAagcaaaccctagccatcatatcccttaaatagggctctaAACCCGAAAACTTAGGGTTAAGCATGCTGGCTGCCACCACATCGTGGTCATgaccttgccacgtcgtggtggatACAATAAGCATGCTTCTTCTCAGCTAGCTCCATGTCGTGGTATTTCtcccaccacgtcgtggccaaaCCAAAATCTACATATGAAGTCTTTTAATTGCCATAAACACCAAAAGAAATATTTACCTGGAACTGGTGTTATAGAGATTATAGAAACCAACCTCTTTTATCGATCTTTTGGTTTTGTACGTTTCAGAAATTTCTCGATCTATTGATTTTATGCGTTTCGGTGGCGATGTGTGGATGTGCAGGCGACGGTGGTGATGTGCATATATACATGTAGCGGAGGGAGAAAAGTGGTTTCAAGGGAGGCAAGAGTGTTTCCATCGCGATAAGAGAGACGAGAGTGGGTTCCACTTTAACGTCTCTGCCTCCTCCAATAAACCATTACATATCACCGATAAACACTAATTTGGTTGTTGAAATCAACAATTGCTGcttcaattatttttttttttttttctgaaacctATGAGAACGATTTCAAAAGAGGTAGATTATGGAAAGAAGAGATGAAAATGCATGACGAGATAGGGAGAGTGGGCGATGTAAGTTTCTATTGAAAAGAGATGGGGGAGAAGGAAGAACAGCTTGGTTGTGGTAGTGTATGAAAGCGATGAGCAAGAAATTGGGTATAGGGCAAGAAGTTCAAATCTATAGCTCAAGTGGATCCCACATGTCAATAAATCTATTAATTCGTtcttttaattaaaagataaggGCATTATAGTTATTTTCTATCGGACAAGGACTTGCACcgtaaaaaaataaaacatgggGTTGTTCCTAGTGCAAAAAAAGAAAGATATGGACCTAACGTacaattttaaaaaatcaaatgGACAATTTCAATAATTTATGCTTGTTTTAATAGGAAAACTTTCATCAGGTAATTTCCAAGTTTACCTTCTCATATATCAAAAGGTTGTGAAGTACAGTTGAAAATAATTTATAGACTACAAAGTTGGATCATACAACACAAAATGCCATCTACCCGTAAACCACCTAAAATCCAAATAATAAAATTACAAAACCTAACCCAAGTATGAGTCCATCTTTTTGTTCAATTATAGGCCAAAATTCCAAGAATATATAAGAAAACATGTATGAGGTCATAGACTGCTTTGAGACGGCATTGGTCTGTATTTTAGCCATGTGTCTTTACAAATTAGGGGCATATATTAATCCAAAACTACTGTAACTGTTCAAACTCCTGTATAAATAACACTTACAATTGAAAGCTTTAGTCACCAGTATTCATTGACACTCCATTGTCAAAGACAggtttatttaaacaccatatatACGATCCAATGTCAGGCCGGATGCAACATGAACCACGAGTGAACCGCATTTCAGCTATTGATCAGAGTGGAAATGCATCTCCAGTTGTTCATAGCAAAGACTATGATCATCAAGAGATCATCGCTACGCAGGTTCATCATGCATAATTTATCTTTTTCCATTTTTTACGCAGAATATAAGCAGATTTAATTTCAACTTTTTAGCTAGTAAAACATTTAATAGAGAGGGTGATTATGCTCATGTTTAAAGCTGGTACAAAAATGGCTAAGAATTCGTATTTTTGACCAGTGTAATTTCAATTCTTTTCTTATTCTTGTAAAGGATAATCTTCAGAAGCCTGGATGGAAAGCTTTCCTATCGTTTGTTGGTCCTGGTTTCCTAGTTTCATTGGCTTATCTTGATCCTGGGAACTGTATGTCTTCATCTTGATCTCTTGATAACTCATTGTGCATTATCTTAATTGATCCCCACAAACTCATGAATATTTTGTATGCAGTGGAAACCGATTTACAAGCAGGAGCAAACCACAGATACGAGGTAAATGTTCATGCCAGGAACACCCATTGCTATAGTATAGAGAAACGCCCTTCAGTTTGATCACTGAATACCATTTTTTGTTTTCAGCTACTTTGGGTGATTTTAATTGGGTTAATCTTTGCACTTGTGATTCAATCTCTTGCTGCAAATTTAGGAGTATGCACGGGTAAGATACTGACACTTACTTATTGAGAAATTATTAAAATATACATATGCCAAGATATTACTGAATTTTTTGTTTTCAGGGAAGCATCTATCAGAGGTATGCAAGGCTGAATACCCAATATTTGTCAAGTATTGCCTTTGGCTGCTTGCTGAAATCGCAGTCATTGCAGCGGATATTCCCGAAGGTAAATTTTGAACTTATCtatgaatattattttattgattataAAACTATGATGATGAATCATAATTTGTTTCATTATATATCTTCTACTCAACTTTTTCTATTAAATTCTGATAATGTTGACAGTGATTGGGACGGCTTTTGCGTTGAATATCTTATTTAAGATTCCAGTTTGGGTTGGGGTTCTTCTCACTGGTTTTAGCACCCTCCTATTTCTTGGCATTCAAAGATATGGtgtaagtttatttatttatttatttatttttattaattattacacAGCCTGCAAAAATGGaataattttatttaatgaagggcCTCAATTGAAGAAAAAAGGTTTTAGAAGTGTCACGCTCACGCCTTAGTATAAAAACGAACAGTAGCTTTCTCCAATTAGTTattaattttttagtttttgtttttatttgaagGGTAGACTATATATCCCAAGGTCGAAGCTTGTCACATTCCATTTTGGATTGTTTAAATTTAATGGGGTCATCACTAATTAACCATCTTGATGATGGTTATTTCTAGAGTTTATTTCAAGATTTTCTGAAATCTGTGTacaattataattaattaagaactTCATTTACTATTTGAATAGTTTATTTACTTGGAACCTAGCTAGCAATCCAAATTTTTGTAGAATTTGTTGAAATACATAATGCCGACAACCGTCAACCACAAGTAGTTTCCAGTATATTAATTTAATCTACACATGCATGGGACTCTAAACTTTAATATACATGCACACACATATAGGTGAGGAAGCTTGAAGTATTGATAGCCCTTCTAGTTTTGGTTATGGCTGGTTGTTTCTTTGGAGAAATGAGCTATGTGAAGCCACCAGCTGCTGATTTACTAAAGGGAATGTTCATTCCAAAACTTGGTGGCCGAGGTGCTACTGGTGATGCCATTGCACTACTCGGTGCACTAGTTATGCCGTATGATCCCACTTCCCCTTAACTCATCTCTATGGTCTTCCCTGGAAAAAGTTTCAGTGTTTTTTAACACGTATTTTCCTCTTTACAACAGGCATAATCTCTTTCTTCATTCTGCTCTTGTTCTCTCCCGAAAGATACCAAATTCAGTTCAAGGCGTCAATGTAAGTCCTTTCATACGCTCATATATAAATATGTAGACCTCAAAGATCAAACAAAATAACTCCTCTGCAAAAATAATCTAGCATCAGAAGTCTAACTCTACTGGATGTGTCTTTATGGATGATATTTTGTACTACAGAATGCATGCAGATATTTCCTCATAGAAAGTGGCATTGCTCTCTTTATCGCATTTTTGATCAATGTCTCAATTATCGCTGTTTCTGGCACCGTTTGCTCAGCTGAGAACATGCCAAGTGACGCCTTGGAGCGCTGCAATGATCTTAGCCTTGACTCTGCTTCGTTTCTTCTTAGAGTATGATGAGTTCTATATGATGTCAATCTTGCGTGTCACTGTTATTAAAAGAAACTCAATAGAATTTCATAACCCCCTATTTTAATTACTACACAGAATGTTTTAGGGAAGTCCAGCTCCACTCTTTATGCAATTGCACTACTAGCCTCCGGTCAGAGTTCAACCATCACAGGCACTTATGCAGGACAATTTATAATGCAGGTTAATTAGGAACTTTACATTACAATATGCGATTACCAATGTCATTTCACTTTTAACTTTACCTTTCCACTAAATAAAGTGTGAGTACTGACTATGTGCTGCATGGTATTATAGGGTTTCTTGGAATTAAAGATGAGGAAATGGCTCAGAAACTTGATAACAAGATTGATAGCCATCACGCCAAGTTTAATAGTTTCGATCATTGGTGGATCTTCTGGAGCTGGAAGACTAATCATCATAGCATCGGTTAGTATCTCTGTTTTTGTAGTATGACATTACAAATTTACTTCCAAGCTTCTTTAAGATTGAGTTTGCATAATTAATGATCTTTGGCAGATGATATTGTCATTTGAACTTCCATTTGCCCTCATTCCACTCCTCAAGTTTAGTAGCACGACAACAAAAATGGGTCCATACAAAAATTCAATGATTGTAAGTTAGCAATTATCAGCATGATATGAATTCGAGGTAGCTAAAGTTCAAAGAAgataattccttttccttgtgcAGATAATCGTCTTCTCATGGGTGGTAGGACTTGGGATTATCGGAATCAATATTTATTACCTGAGCACTTCATTTGTCAATTGGCTAATTCATAGCAGTTTGCCTAGAGTTGCCAACGTGTTCATTGGCATAATAGTGTTCCCTGTCATGGCCATCTATGTTATATCAGTACTCTACCTTATGCTTCGTAAAGATGTTGTTGTCACCTTTGTCGAACCAACTAAATTTGATCCCACCACACAAGTCAGCATGGAAAGAGGGGAAAATGGTGCTGATAGAGCAGTTGAGTTGAGTAATGCTCCTTATAGAGAGGATCTTGCTGATATACAATTCCCATGATAGTGCAATTGAAGTGCCTTTTGTGAATTCTGAACTCTCTGTTATCTAGCCTTAAGATAGTCTTTGTGGTTATAGATCGTTGTAGTTTCAGTATTTTGGTGGGAGCAGATATGGTTACATGAAACCATGCCTATGAATTCTCATAGAAGTTTGATGTGCCTACGCTTGTATGCCTACTGAGTTTTATAGTATTATTATAATCATATATTTCTCTTTGTTAAGAGCCAACAATCAAGAATAGCTTATTCTACTTTTATAGATAATGCCGTGAACTTTCGAATAGTGTATAGTCTTGAAAAGCTTTTCTGTAACAAAACAACAATCTGATTCAATATGCTCTGGGAATTTTGAGTATACATCTGTAGGAAAGGTTGGAAGTTGAAATGATTTTTAGCTTATACATAATTCTACAAGCACATTTATAAGGTTCTCCAAAAAACTTATCTGCAGGAATTCTGTTCTAACACTACGTACATGAAACAGTGAGTAGAGGACTAATCAGCGACAGAATCCATCCTTTAGTGTATCAGCCTTGTTTAGAGTTTAGTGACGGATATCGATGGAACATTAAAGAGGTATCAGTTTTTGCAGCGGAAGTTCTGTCGAAAAGATCATATACTTgacaaaataaactaaaatacGAACTAAAAGTGAGACACAAGTGCGACAGATTGTAGTTATCTGTGTTATGTCTCTAGTTTCTGTCGCTAATTTGGTTAATAGGACTGTTGAAAATCCATTGATCCATGCTTGCGACGCTACAAGTGGGACTAGAAGTGAGGGTTGCTATTCCGGTCAGCTTGTTAGACACCAATTGCTTAAtatcataattttaattatattttatttataaaatataaatattaaatatagaGTAACACTAGTGTTATTTTGTGTTCGAATTATTAATGTACATGTAATGTTAAGCGATAAAATGGCATAAACAGAGTCGAAAGGGAATTCTACGGTAATCAAGGTAAAACGGGGGAAGCGGGGATAACTCACCCATGGGTGGGCACGCCACTACAAGGAAAAAGGCCATTACCGgcgacaaaagtcgccggtaaTACTAATAGCGGCGACGGGTCGCCGGTACTGAGTCGCCGCTACTGCTTTGTCGCTATTGATcagtttgtcgccgctaatgataaAAGTCGTCGCTATTGACTCTATCGCCGCTAATGAGTATTGTCGCCGGTAATGACTTCTGTCGCCGGGAAAAGTGTCGCCGGTAACAACTTCTGTCGCTGGtaaaagtgtcgccggtaatttttttttcaatctttttaatttttttttaattaatgattttggtTGCCGGTGATAGTGTCGCCGGtaaaagtgtcgccggtaatttttttttcaattttttaattttttttaattaatgattttggtTGCCGGTGATAATGTCGCCGGTAAAAGTGTCGTCGGTAATAAAAATattcgattaaatatcaaaaccaATAGTGTCAACgctaattacaaaacaaacatcagaatacaattaaatatcaaaagtcataatatccgagtagcaaaacaacaaaatttttaCAATTTACCAAGTAGCAAAACGCATATGCAAATAAAACTCATCCTTACGTACCATCATCGTCGTTCTCATCGTTTCATTGATTATTTTAGGATTCAAAAAATGAATAAAGCTCATCCCTACATGCCGGGTCGGCGAGCATTGCacgaagattttccaactacataattaataataatatatataaacttataagttagatcgtcaaacataaacaaaaactatcaaaatacattgctatttttaaactaagatagaaaaccaaagtacattgctatttctcgcacttgggacaaaaaccaaattaccaaactttttagcaaataatcaccacaaaaccaaaactaccaaatcaacatgcattttacgatgctaaagtagattgctatttttaaacaaagatagaaaaccaaagtacaatgctatttcttgcacttgggacaaa of the Lactuca sativa cultivar Salinas chromosome 6, Lsat_Salinas_v11, whole genome shotgun sequence genome contains:
- the LOC111901960 gene encoding metal transporter Nramp5, producing MSGRMQHEPRVNRISAIDQSGNASPVVHSKDYDHQEIIATQDNLQKPGWKAFLSFVGPGFLVSLAYLDPGNLETDLQAGANHRYELLWVILIGLIFALVIQSLAANLGVCTGKHLSEVCKAEYPIFVKYCLWLLAEIAVIAADIPEVIGTAFALNILFKIPVWVGVLLTGFSTLLFLGIQRYGVRKLEVLIALLVLVMAGCFFGEMSYVKPPAADLLKGMFIPKLGGRGATGDAIALLGALVMPHNLFLHSALVLSRKIPNSVQGVNNACRYFLIESGIALFIAFLINVSIIAVSGTVCSAENMPSDALERCNDLSLDSASFLLRNVLGKSSSTLYAIALLASGQSSTITGTYAGQFIMQGFLELKMRKWLRNLITRLIAITPSLIVSIIGGSSGAGRLIIIASMILSFELPFALIPLLKFSSTTTKMGPYKNSMIIIVFSWVVGLGIIGINIYYLSTSFVNWLIHSSLPRVANVFIGIIVFPVMAIYVISVLYLMLRKDVVVTFVEPTKFDPTTQVSMERGENGADRAVELSNAPYREDLADIQFP